In Priestia megaterium NBRC 15308 = ATCC 14581, the following proteins share a genomic window:
- a CDS encoding LysM peptidoglycan-binding and 3D domain-containing protein, with the protein MKKFVFTLGTTAILSAGFVGAASASTSGTYEVQKGDTLWKIAQNHNVSVDELKDANNLTSTLIYPNQTLNLSSIKEIVHTVKRGDTLWSIGQHYGVTVEEIKEWNGLTSDLVFPGEQFKIKTAQAAQSQTASAPVAKAAPQAQQSQTAQAQQEQAAQEQTQKEQEQAQAAQAQVAQEQAQKEQEQAQAAQAQAAQEQAQKEQEQAQAAQAQQSQTAQAQQEQAAQEQTQKEQEQAQAAQAQVAQEQAQKEQEQAQAAQAQAAQEQAQKEQEQAQAAAQAQAAQEQAQKEQEQAQAAAQEQAQKEQAAQQQQQQQAAQQQQQQSQQQASGKSMTVEATAYTANCAGCSGTTATGVNLKSNPNQRVIAVDPSVIPLGSKVYVEGYGQAVAADTGGAIKGNRIDVFVSSDSAAQDWGRRSVKITVID; encoded by the coding sequence ATGAAGAAATTTGTATTTACTCTAGGGACAACGGCAATTCTTTCAGCAGGATTTGTAGGTGCAGCATCTGCCTCTACAAGCGGAACGTATGAAGTACAAAAAGGTGACACTTTATGGAAAATCGCTCAAAATCATAATGTGAGCGTAGACGAGCTAAAAGATGCTAATAACTTAACATCAACACTAATTTATCCAAATCAGACACTAAACTTATCTAGCATAAAAGAAATCGTACATACTGTAAAACGTGGTGACACTTTGTGGTCAATCGGTCAACATTATGGCGTAACAGTAGAAGAAATTAAAGAATGGAACGGTTTAACATCAGACTTAGTTTTCCCTGGAGAACAATTTAAAATTAAAACGGCACAAGCAGCTCAATCTCAAACAGCTAGTGCGCCAGTAGCAAAGGCAGCTCCACAAGCGCAGCAGTCTCAAACGGCACAAGCTCAGCAAGAACAAGCAGCACAAGAACAAACGCAAAAAGAACAAGAGCAAGCTCAAGCAGCACAAGCACAGGTAGCACAAGAGCAAGCACAAAAAGAACAAGAGCAAGCTCAAGCAGCACAAGCACAGGCAGCGCAAGAGCAAGCACAAAAAGAACAAGAGCAAGCTCAAGCAGCACAAGCGCAGCAGTCTCAAACGGCACAAGCTCAGCAAGAACAAGCAGCACAAGAACAAACGCAAAAAGAACAAGAGCAAGCTCAAGCAGCACAAGCACAGGTAGCACAAGAGCAAGCACAAAAAGAACAAGAGCAAGCTCAAGCAGCACAAGCACAGGCAGCACAAGAGCAAGCACAAAAAGAACAAGAGCAAGCTCAAGCAGCAGCACAAGCACAGGCAGCGCAAGAGCAAGCACAAAAAGAACAAGAGCAAGCTCAAGCAGCAGCACAAGAGCAAGCACAAAAAGAACAAGCAGCTCAGCAACAGCAACAGCAACAAGCAGCTCAACAGCAACAACAGCAGTCTCAACAGCAAGCTAGCGGCAAGTCTATGACTGTTGAAGCAACAGCTTATACAGCTAACTGTGCTGGATGCAGTGGTACAACAGCTACTGGAGTAAATTTAAAATCAAATCCAAATCAACGAGTAATTGCGGTTGATCCTAGCGTTATTCCATTAGGTTCAAAAGTATACGTTGAAGGTTATGGTCAAGCTGTAGCAGCAGATACAGGTGGCGCAATTAAAGGAAATCGAATTGATGTATTCGTTTCTTCAGATAGTGCTGCACAAGACTGGGGCAGAAGATCAGTTAAAATTACAGTTATCGACTAA